GAGGCTcttctgatcaccactaacCCCTATGACTATCCAATGATCAGTCAGGGTGAAATCACTGTCAAGAGCATCAATGATGTGGAGGAGTTCATTGCAACAGATGTAAAACCACATTTCACATTAATTTTTAGACTTACACTTAATATATACTTGTACTTTGTAATGTCAATACAAGTCATTTTCTTTCCTGTGCAACGAAGACTGCTATTGACATCTTGGGTTTCAACGCTGAAGAGAAAATCAACATCTACAAGCTGACCGGTGCTGTGATGCATCATGGCAACATGAAATTCAAGCaaaagcagagagaggagcaggcTGAGCCTGATGGCACTGAGGGTAATTGATAAAATAATATAACTGACATTGTACAAGTATCATGACGTGGAAGACAGGTATCAGATTAATGTATCAAAGTATTGGGTATTTAGTGCATATATTCTGTCTTTGCCTCAGTGGCTGATAAAATTGCCTATCTCTTCGGCCTGAACTCAGCTGATATGCTGAAAGCTCTGTGCTACCCAAGAGTCAAGGTCGGCAATGAGATGGTCACCAAAGGTCAGACCGTCCCACaggtaatgaaaataaagtttgatgcctcaagtttgtttttgaaatattagcATTTTGAATTCAGCATATTACTGTGATTATTTTCAATGCTGAAATCTCTTCCTCTAGGTCAACAATGCTGTCAGTGCTCTGTGCAAGTCtgtctatgagaaaatgttcTTGTGGATGGTCATCCGTATCAATGAGATGCTGGACACAAAGCAGCCAAGACAGTTCTTCATTGGTGTGTTGGACATCGCTGGATTTGAGATCTTTGATGTGAGCAGTTGAAATATCTTTGAGATAATGGAACAGTTTAAAAGATCACTCTTTTGCTATGATATTAGACATGTTTCTATAATTACAGTTCAACAGCTTGGAGCAACTCTGCATCAACTTCACGAATGAGAAACTGCAACAGTTCTTCAACCACACCATGTTTGTCCTGGAGCAAGAGGAGTACAAGAAAGAAGGTATTGAATGGGAGTTCATTGACTTCGGTATGGACTTGGCTGCCTGCATTGAGCTTATCGAGAAGGTACGGAACCAAATATTTCTTGATTGATGCTAAAATGGTTGCTTGTGCTGGGAAACTTTTAACATGAATTGTAAATTCTTCTCAGCCAATGGGCATCTTCTCCATCCTTGAAGAGGAGTGCATGTTCCCCAAGGCCTCTGATACAACTTTCAAGAACAAGCTGCATGATCAGCATCTTGGCAAGACCAAGGCCTTTGAGAAGCCAAAGCCTGGAAAGGGCAAAGCTGAGGCTCACTTCTCCCTGGTTCACTATGCTGGTACAGTGGACTACAATATCACTGGCTGGCTGGACAAGAACAAGGACCCACTGAATGAATCTGTTGTTCAGCTCTACCAGAAGTCTGCAAACAAACTGCTAGTCTTGCTGTATGCAACCCATGCCTCAGCTGAGGGTAAGACATAAGAATCTGAATCAGAAAGCCTTTATTGCCAAGTGAGTacacacaaggaatttgacttggtgTATAGAGAGCAGTGCCTagcaacaacagacagtaaaagaataaataaatctaaatctgagaaGGAACAGAGTCAAGAGTTGTATAGATATTGCAGACAAATTCTTACACTGAAGGCACTGTAGAAATGTTCTTTAAATAATATTACAAATTATGGTATTTTCTTTCATTGGTATGGTGATTTGAATAGTTGAACTGAGCTTGTAAGTGATAGAGCTGTAATCACTAAATGCAGTTTATCATGTCAATGAGGTGCCATaagtttgaagatgcagacatgaaTCTGTGTATGTTACACATGATTTATTCCTGACAATAAgttgattactgctttgtggTGATGATCGTGATATTCATTGTCTTGGCAAACAGAGGCTTCTGGTGGTGGTGGCAAGAAGGGTGGCAAGAAGAAGGGTGGCTCCTTCCAGACTGTGTCCGCTCTTTTCAGAGTATGTATAGTTTCACATATTGGGAAAACAATTGAAAAATATCATATCTAAATCATATTGACCTATTGTCTCATCCTACCACGCTACAGGAGAACTTGGGCAAACTGATGACCAACTTGAGGAGCACCCATCCTCACTTTGTCCGTTGCTTGATTCCCAATGAGACAAAGACCCCAGGTAAGAAGGCCACAGTCTTACAGTATGCTGcacagtaatgaaaataatgctGTACTTTAAACTATGAATTTCCATCTCTCAGGTCTTATGGAGAACTTCTTGGTCATCCACCAGCTGAGGTGTAATGGTGTGCTGGAGGGCATCAGAATCTGTAGAAAGGGCTTCCCCAGCAGAATTCTCTATGGTGACTTCAAGCAGAGGTgacaaaaaattttttttctaaatcataGTGATCTCAAAGGTATTGTGATGGTAAAGACTGAGAAGACAACAAGGACAAAATAAGTAACTATATCATCATATCTTACAGATACAAAGTATTGAATGCCAGTGTCATCCCTGAGGGACAGTTCATTGACAACAAGAAAGCTTCAGAGAAGCTGTTGGGCTCCATTGATGTGGACCACACTCAGtacaagtttggacacactaAGGTACATATCGTACACCAACAGTATTGACTTTGGTTATAAACAGATCCAGTTGTATCTATGTGTACCGACAACTGAGTCTGCTGATTTGACACCATAGGTGTTCTTCAAAGCTGGTCTGCTGGGTACCCTTGAGGAGATGAGAGATGAGAAACTGGCTTCACTGGTGACCATGACTCAAGCTCTCTGCAGAGGATATGTCATGAGGAAGGAGTTTGTAAagatgatggagaggaggtaggacaataataaaacacaggCATTTATTCTGTGTGATATTGTTCCCCTTTACAGCAACATTGCAAGACAGTAAATGTGACATTAATTTTGTGTTGATTGTTCTTTCTTCCAGAGAATCTATCTACTCCATCCAGTACAATATCCGTTCATTCATGAATGTGAAGAACTGGCCATGGCTGAAGCTGTACTTCAAGATCAAACCTCTTCTGAAGAGTGCTGAGACTGAGAAGGAGTTGCAGCAGATGAAGGAGAACTATGATAAGATGCAGTCAGACCTGGCTGCTGCTTTGGCCAagaagaaggagctggaggagaagatggtttccctgctgcaggagaagaatgacctgcaactccaagtggCTGCAGTAAGTATCAAACCAaacaaagtgtaattttatcACATGTGTGCATCACTTACTGACCACCTTGGTGGTCCCATATAGGTGGGATATAAAGATGTCACATAACTGCATCATCTTCTGATTGTTTAGGCAGTATGTGTTATATCACCATGTTAAAATATTAAGCAATTAAACTATTATCTTGTCTATTCTACATGGATTGTAGGAAGTTGAGAATCTCTCTGATGCTGAGGAAAGGTGTGAGGGGCTCATTAAGAGCAAGATCCAGCTCGAGGCCAAACTCAAAGAGACAACTGAGAGactggaggatgaagaggaaatCAATGCTGAGCTGACTGCCAAGAAGAGGAAGTTGGAGGATGAATGCTCTGAGCTGAAGAAGGACATTGATGACTTGGAGCTCACCTTGGCCAAAGTGGAGAAGGAGAAACATGCCACAGAAAACAAggttcatttcattttgacattgTTTTGCATAGAAATATAGTGTTCCACATTGTTATTCTCCCCTAATTAAATGAATGCTTGAGAGGGATGTTAAACTTTATACATGATTTCAGGTGAAAAACCTGACAGAGGAAATGGCCACTCAAGATGAGTCTATTGCCAAGCTGACCAAGGAGAAGAAAGCCCTCCAAGAGAGCCATCAGCAGACACTGGATGACCTCCAGGCAGAGGAAGACAAAGTCAACACTCTGACCAAGGCCAAGACAAAGCTGGAACAGCAAGTGGACGATGTAAGAAAACAACTGTTTTGACTTTATGGTTTCACCTTGCATGAACATAAATGATCCGTGGTATAGATACTTAAATGCCTGAAATTAACTCTTACTGCCTGTCATTTGTCAGCTTGAGGGCTCACTGGAGCAGGAGAAGAAGCTCCGCATGGACCTTGAGAGAGCCAAGAGGAAGCTTGAGGGAGATCTGAAACTGGCCCAGGAATCCATAATGGATCTGGAGAATGACAAGCAGCAGTCTGAGGAGAAAATCAAGAAGtaggtttattttttggtttggttttcaaTTGTCTTTTCAGGATTTCACATATTACTCTCCAACAACAGTATGAATTATGATGGTAAATTCCATCTTGTTCTCCACATTAAGGAAGGACTTTGAGACCAGTCAGCTCCTCAGCAAGATTGAGGATGAACAGTCCCTTGGTGCTCAGCTTCAGAAGAAGATCAAGGAACTCCAGGtatcattattttacctctATACAAATATCTCACATTCTAAAACAGCATGTTTAAGTCACTAAATCTTCTTGATGGAACCATCATCAACTCTAGGCTCGCattgaggagctggaggaggagattgAGGCTGAGAGGGCTGCTCGAGCTAAGGTAGAGAAGCAGAGAGCTGATCTCTCCAGGGAGCTTGAGGAGATCAGTGAGAGGCTTGAGGAGGCTGGTGGAGCAACAGCTGCTCAGATTGAGATGAACAAGAAGCGTGAGGCTGAGTTCCAGAAGTTGCGTCGTGACCTTGAAGAGTCAACCCTGCAGCACGAATCTACTGCAGCAGCTCTCCGCAAGAAGCAGGCTGACAGCGTTGCAGAGCTGGGAGAGCAGATCGACAACCTCCAGCGTGTCAAGCAGAagctggagaaggagaagagtgAGTACAAGATGGAGATTGATGACCTCTCCAGCAACATGGAGGCTGTTGCCAAGGCGAAGGTGAGTGATCTGGTTGTCTTCCATCAAGCACAGAAACGACATGAACTGTAACAGATGAATCTATCAATAGCTTTGTACTCGAAATGCGCTACATATATCACAATTTCTTTCTGTAGGGCAATTTGGAGAAAATGTGCAGAACTCTTGAGGACCAGCTGAGTGAGTTGAAGGCCAAAAATGACGAGAACGTTCGCCAACTGAACGACATCAATGCACAGAGGGCCAGACTTCAGACAGAGAATGGTAAGTGATGTGGAATGAAAACTAGCTATGAAACACGGTCATGATCATTTTTGATAAATATCACCTTTAAACATGCTCTATCAGGTGAGTTTTCTCGCCAGCTTGAGGAGAAGGAAGCTCTTGTTTCCCAGCTGACCAGAGGCAAGCAGGCCTTCACCCAGCAGATTGAGGAGCTCAAGAGGCACATTGAGGAAGAAGTGAAGGTATGAAAAATTTATATCTCCTTCTATACCATTACAGTTCAGTATAAAGTTATTAAGTAGAGAGTTCCAGAGCGTTTCTCCAAGGCATTGCTCCCTGACTTGGTGTGTTAGGGATTCAACTTCAACAATTTTTTCTCGAAAGCATTTTGATGTAACATGCACTGGGTTGTCTGACATAGACTGTGTGTTCAACAGGCAAAGAATGCCCTGGCCCATGGTGTTCAGTCAGCTCGCCATGATTGTGATCTGCTCAGAGAGCAGtttgaggaggagcaggaagccaaggctgagctgcagagaggaaTGTCCAAGGCCAACAGTGAGGTGGCTCAGTGGAGAAGCAAATATGAGACTGATGCTATCCAGCGCactgaggagctggaggaggccaAGTAAATAAAACCCCTTGCCTTTCCATATCAGAAAAATCACCTggtaaatctgtttgttttgtgaaagCATGTCCATGTAAGCAAAGATGACTCTTTGCTCACCACAGGAAAAAGCTTGCCCAGCGCCTGCAGGACGCCGAGGAATCCATTGAGGCTGTGAACTCCAAGTGTGCCTCTTTGGAGAAGACCAAGCAGAGGCTGCAGGGTGAGGTGGAGGACCTCATGATTGATGTGGAGAGAGCTAACGCTCTGGCTGCCAACCTTGACAAGAAGCAGAGGAACTTTGATAAGGTCAGTGcttgcattaaaaaacaaaaccaggtGCAACACAAGACTTCACCAATCCCAGACAAAATATTCtacttctttgtgtttctaggtCCTGGCAGAATGGAAGCAGAAGTATGAGGAGGGCCAGGCAGAACTGGAGGGAGCACAGAAGGAGGCTCGTTCTCTCAGCACTGAGTTGTTCAAGATGAAGAACTCCTATGAGGAGGCTCTGGATCACCTAGAGACCATGAAGAGGGAGAACAAGAACTTACAACGTATGTGAATCTCATGAAAATTATAAATGTAACCTGTGTGGATTATTCTCTGACTTTTGCAAGTAAATTTCATGAGCCTGAATGATGTTACAAGACAACCTGGACctcagaaactgaaaacaataatttaaaaatattacaccTTGCCTTGTCCAAACAAAATCCTACTGCTTTTCTCATGGGACAGCTATTAaccatattttcattttacttgtTCTGTAGAGGAGATCTCAGATCTGACTGAGCAGATCGGTGAGACTGGAAAGAGCATCCATGAGCTGGAAAAAGCCAAGAAGACTGTTGAGACTGAGAAATCTGAAATCCAATCAGCACTGGAGGAAGCTGAAGTATAATCTTGATTACCACATCACAAACCATTTTTGAAACCCTCTATTTTGATTCTGCTCAAGTAAAAGATAatgtttttcatgtgtgtgaATTTTTAAGGGCACCCTGGAGCACGAGGAGGCCAAAATTCTCCGTGTTCAGCTTGAGCTGAACCAGGTCAAAGGTGAGGTCGACAGGAAGCTGGCAGAGAAGGATGAGGAGATGGAACAGATCAAGAGGAACAGCCAGAGGGTGATTGACTCCATGCAGAGCAATCTTGATGCTGAGGTCAGGAGCAGGAATGATGCCCTGAGAGTCaagaagaagatggagggaGACCTGAATGAGATGGAGATTCAGCTGAGCCATGCCAACAGGCAGGCTGCTGAAGCCCAGAAACAACTGAGGAACGTCCAGGGACAGCTCAAGGTAAGTTTTCTGTGATtggtgaataaaaaacaaacaatttgagAGTAATGAAAACTAACGTGAACTCCTCTTTTTTTCAGGATGCTCAACTGCACCTTGATGATGCCGTCAGAGGACAGGAAGACATGAAGGAGCAGGTTGCCATGGTGGAGCGCAGGAATGGTCTGATGGTGGCTGAGATTGAAGAGCTGAGAGCTGCTCTGGAGCAGACCGAGAGAGGACGCAAAGTGGCTGAGCAGGAGTTGGTTGATGCTAGTGAGCGTGTCGGCCTGCTTCACTCCCAGGTTTGTTGTCATTAATTCACAAGATAACAGTATAAAAATGCCTTATTCTTGGATACACTTAACACGACTTTTCTGAACATTCAGAACACCAGCCTTCTGAACACCAAGAAGAAGCTGGAGTCTGACCTCGTCCAGGTCCAGGGTGAAGTGGATGATGCTGTTCAGGAAGCAAGAAATGCTGAGGATAAAGCCAAAAAGGCTATCACTGATGTGAGTTTATGTCTATAACTCTTCTTTGTATTTATCTTTTTGGCTATT
This portion of the Amphiprion ocellaris isolate individual 3 ecotype Okinawa chromosome 19, ASM2253959v1, whole genome shotgun sequence genome encodes:
- the LOC111580732 gene encoding myosin heavy chain, fast skeletal muscle-like gives rise to the protein MSTDAEMEQYGPAAIYLRKPERERIEAQTAPFDAKTAFFVPDNDEMYLKGKLVKKEGGKATVETDGGKSITVKEDEIHPRNPPKFDKMEDMAMMTHLNEPSVLYNLKERYASWMIYTYSGLFCVVVNPYKWLPVYDATCVAAYRGKKRIEAPPHIFSISDNAYQFMLTDRENQSVLITGESGAGKTVNTKRVIQYFATIAALGAKKAEATAGKMQGSLEDQIVAANPLLEAYGNAKTVRNDNSSRFGKFIRIHFGSSGKLASADIETYLLEKSRVTFQLSAERSYHIFYQLMTGHKPELLEALLITTNPYDYPMISQGEITVKSINDVEEFIATDTAIDILGFNAEEKINIYKLTGAVMHHGNMKFKQKQREEQAEPDGTEVADKIAYLFGLNSADMLKALCYPRVKVGNEMVTKGQTVPQVNNAVSALCKSVYEKMFLWMVIRINEMLDTKQPRQFFIGVLDIAGFEIFDFNSLEQLCINFTNEKLQQFFNHTMFVLEQEEYKKEGIEWEFIDFGMDLAACIELIEKPMGIFSILEEECMFPKASDTTFKNKLHDQHLGKTKAFEKPKPGKGKAEAHFSLVHYAGTVDYNITGWLDKNKDPLNESVVQLYQKSANKLLVLLYATHASAEEASGGGGKKGGKKKGGSFQTVSALFRENLGKLMTNLRSTHPHFVRCLIPNETKTPGLMENFLVIHQLRCNGVLEGIRICRKGFPSRILYGDFKQRYKVLNASVIPEGQFIDNKKASEKLLGSIDVDHTQYKFGHTKVFFKAGLLGTLEEMRDEKLASLVTMTQALCRGYVMRKEFVKMMERRESIYSIQYNIRSFMNVKNWPWLKLYFKIKPLLKSAETEKELQQMKENYDKMQSDLAAALAKKKELEEKMVSLLQEKNDLQLQVAAEVENLSDAEERCEGLIKSKIQLEAKLKETTERLEDEEEINAELTAKKRKLEDECSELKKDIDDLELTLAKVEKEKHATENKVKNLTEEMATQDESIAKLTKEKKALQESHQQTLDDLQAEEDKVNTLTKAKTKLEQQVDDLEGSLEQEKKLRMDLERAKRKLEGDLKLAQESIMDLENDKQQSEEKIKKKDFETSQLLSKIEDEQSLGAQLQKKIKELQARIEELEEEIEAERAARAKVEKQRADLSRELEEISERLEEAGGATAAQIEMNKKREAEFQKLRRDLEESTLQHESTAAALRKKQADSVAELGEQIDNLQRVKQKLEKEKSEYKMEIDDLSSNMEAVAKAKGNLEKMCRTLEDQLSELKAKNDENVRQLNDINAQRARLQTENGEFSRQLEEKEALVSQLTRGKQAFTQQIEELKRHIEEEVKAKNALAHGVQSARHDCDLLREQFEEEQEAKAELQRGMSKANSEVAQWRSKYETDAIQRTEELEEAKKKLAQRLQDAEESIEAVNSKCASLEKTKQRLQGEVEDLMIDVERANALAANLDKKQRNFDKVLAEWKQKYEEGQAELEGAQKEARSLSTELFKMKNSYEEALDHLETMKRENKNLQQEISDLTEQIGETGKSIHELEKAKKTVETEKSEIQSALEEAEGTLEHEEAKILRVQLELNQVKGEVDRKLAEKDEEMEQIKRNSQRVIDSMQSNLDAEVRSRNDALRVKKKMEGDLNEMEIQLSHANRQAAEAQKQLRNVQGQLKDAQLHLDDAVRGQEDMKEQVAMVERRNGLMVAEIEELRAALEQTERGRKVAEQELVDASERVGLLHSQNTSLLNTKKKLESDLVQVQGEVDDAVQEARNAEDKAKKAITDAAMMAEELKKEQDTSAHLERMKKNLEVTVKDLQHRLDEAENLAMKGGKKQLQKLESRVRELETEVEGEQRRGADAVKGVRKYERRVKELTYQTEEDKKNMNRLQDLVDKLQLKVKAYKRQSEEAEEQANTHMSRLRKVQHELEEAQERADIAESQVNKLRAKSRDAGKSESAE